From the Scophthalmus maximus strain ysfricsl-2021 chromosome 11, ASM2237912v1, whole genome shotgun sequence genome, one window contains:
- the cog6 gene encoding conserved oligomeric Golgi complex subunit 6 isoform X2, producing the protein MGFCLHARLDLVSEELPAGSVHLSCPPSATYQPAHCTTLPQSSRHRLEVRAQVAQAFLVKFQLSHEEMATLRGARDAAITENFFKALSRVKHIHEDVKILLRTNQQTAGLEIMEQMAVLQETSYEQLYRWAQNECRGLTQESCDISPVLTQAMEALQDRPVLYKYTLDEFGTARRCAVVRGFIDALTRGGHGGTPRPIEMHSHDPMRYVGDMLAWLHQATASEKEHLDALLKQVTLQVVEENMQEVVGHITEGVCRPLKVRIEQVIVAEPGAVLLYKLSNLLKFYHHTISSIIGTSVASLLITIEEMHILSKKMFFNSLSLHASRLMDKVELPPADLGPTASLTQTLSLLREVLASHDSSVVPLNARQADFAQVLSCILDPLLQLCTVSASNLGTADMATYMVNSLYVMKTTLSLFEFTDKRLEMLEFQIEAHLDTLINEQASYVLTRAGLSYIYSCVQQHSAEQGPLSLLPSMDSSSVKAAMVQFDRYLSSPDTLVMPQLNFLLSAAIKEQIFRQSTELVCRAYGEVYAALTSPANAYKDPENLLPRSPQQVQTLLS; encoded by the exons ATGGGATTCTGTCTGCATGCCAGGCTTGACCTTGTCTCCGAAGAGCTGCCAGCAGGAAGTGTGCACTTAAGCTGTCCCCCTTCAGCCACCTACCAGCCAGCGCACTGCACCACGCTGCCCCAGTCTTCTCG tcaCCGCCTGGAGGTCAGAGCTCAGGTCGCTCAGGCTTTTCTCGTCAAGTTCCAACTGTCTCACGAGGAGATGGCCACACTGCGAGGGGCTCGGGATGCAGCCATCACTGAG AATTTTTTCAAAGCCCTCAGCCGAGTGAAGCACATCCATGAGGATGTGAAAATCCTGTTGCGGACCAACCAGCAAACTGCAGG GCTAGAGATCATGGAGCAGATGGCGGTGTTACAGGAGACATCGTATGAGCAGCTCTACCGCTGGGCTCAGA ATGAATGCAGGGGACTGACCCAGGAGTCTTGTGACATTAGCCCTGTGCTGACTCAAGCCATGGAGGCCTTACAGGACCGGCCTGTCCTTTACAA GTACACTCTGGATGAGTTTGGGACCGCGCGCAGGTGTGCGGTGGTACGAGGCTTCATTGACGCCCTCACGCGCGGTGGGCACGGAGGAACTCCCCGCCCCATAGAGATGCATTCACATGACCCCATGAG gtATGTTGGCGATATGCTGGCCTGGCTGCACCAAGCTACTGCTTCAGAGAAAGAGCATCTAGATGCTCTGCTGAAGCAAGTCACCCTGCAAG TCGTGGAAGAGAACATGCAGGAGGTGGTTGGACACATCACTGAGGGCGTCTGCAGGCCGCTGAAA GTTCGGATAGAGCAGGTCATTGTCGCTGAGCCAGGGGCCGTGCTGCTCTATAAACTTTCCAACCTGCTTAAGTTCTACCACCACACCATCAG CTCTATAATTGGGACCAGCGTGGCCTCGTTGCTCATCACTATTGAGGAAATGCACATCCTCAgcaaaaagatgtttttcaacAGCCTGAGCCTTCACGCGAGCAGACTCATGGACAAG GTGGAGCTGCCTCCTGCAGACCTGGGGCCGACGGCCTCCCTCACTCAGACGCTGTCCCTCCTCAGGGAGGTGCTGGCCTCCCACGACTCCTCAGTGGTTCCTCTGAACGCCCGTCAGGCTGACTTTGCTCAG GTTCTCTCTTGCATCTTGGATCCTCTCCTCCAGTTGTGCACCGTGTCAGCCAGTAACCTGGGCACCGCCGACATGGCTACCTACATGGTCAACTCGCTGTACGTCATGAAGACGACGCTGTCTCTCTTTGAGTTTACTGACAAGAGACTCGAGATGCTTGAGTTTCAG ATCGAGGCTCACCTCGACACTCTGATCAACGAGCAGGCATCCTACGTGCTGACCCGGGCCGGACTGAGCTACATCTACAGCTGTGTCCAGCAGCACAGTGCTGAACAG ggtcctctgtccctcctccccAGTATGGACAGCTCTTCTGTGAAAGCAGCAATG GTCCAGTTCGATCGCTACTTGTCGTCGCCGGACACTCTCGTGATGCCACAGCTCAACTTCCTGCTCAGTGCGGCCATCAA GGAGCAGATCTTCCGTCAGTCAACAGAGCTGGTGTGCAGGGCCTATGGGGAGGTTTACGCAGCACTGACCAGCCCAGCGAATGCCTACAAAGACCCAGAGAACCTGTTGCCCAGATCCCCTCAGCAGGTCCAGACTCTGCTGTCCTGA